The Weissella confusa DNA window CCACCAGCGGTAAAGAACGTACGCAAGTCCAACAAGTGGTAGGCTGAACGAATCAAACGGTTCAAACCTGGTTCCGTGATACCTTGCAATTCCATCAATTCAGCCTTGTCTTCATCATCCATACCGGCCAATTCTTCTTCGGCACGGGCTGAAATTCCGATAACATCAGCGTTTTCGGCTGCAGCGTATTCCTTGATTTGTTGGAAGTACTTTGATGCTTCTGGATCAGCCATGTCATCTTCCGCAACGTTAGCCACGTACAAAACTGGCTTTGACGTCAACAAGAAGAAGCCACGAACGATCTTTTGCTCATCTTCGTTCCAATCAATTGAACGAGCAGGCTTTCCTTCTTCCAAAACTGGCTTCAACTTAGCAAGTACTTCAAATTCTGCAGCTGCATCCTTATCCTTAGCTTGCTTAGCCTTCTTTTCCGTTGTTGCATAACGCTTTTCAACGGCTTCCAAGTCGGCCAAAACCAACTCCAAGTTGATTGTGTTGATGTCATCAATTGGGTCAACCTTACCGTTAACGTGAGTGATGTCATCATCGTCAAAGGCACGAACCACGTGCACGATGGCGTTTACTTGACGGATGTTTTCAAGGAACTTGTTTCCCAATCCTTCACCCTTTGAGGCACCCTTAACGATACCGGCAATGTCAGTAAATTCGAAGGTCGTTGGCACGATCTTGTCAGCTGGCACCAATTCTTGAATACGGGCCAAACGATCATCTGGCACTTCAACCATTCCCACGTTTGGTTCAATCGTGGCAAATGGGTAGTTAGCCATTTCGGCACCCGCCTTAGTAATTGCGTTAAACAAAGTTGACTTACCAACGTTTGGCAAACCAACGATTCCTGCTGTAAGAGCCATTTTTAAATACCTATCTCTCTATTAATCTTGTTCTGACGCTGAACGCAAAATGCGCTTCAAACGCTTATCGAAATCATGACGCGTCATCATTACTTGGTGACCACAACCTTGGCACGTCAACTTAATGTCCGCACCAATACGGTTGATTTCCCATTCATTCGCACCACACGCGTGTGGCTTCTTCATCTCAACTACATCATGCAAGTTGTACATTACCAACCTCCAGATTATTCCTCGTCAAATGAAATGCCCAATACATCAAAGATGCGGTTCAAATCATCATCAGACAAGTATGCAATTTCAATTTTACCAGCACCCTTACGATTACGGGTGACGTTGACCTTCGTTCCAAACTTATCTTCCAAAGCAGCTGTCGTTGCCTTCAAATAAGCAGATGGCTCATCATTACCCTTACCAGTAGTGTCAGCTTGTTCGTTCAACTTGTTAACCAATTGTTCAAGTTGACGAACCGTCATGCTTTCTGCAATTGCACGCTTGGCAACCGGCACAATGCGACGCTTATTGCGCAATCCAAGCAACGTACGCGCTTGTCCCATTGATAGTTGACCAGCTTGCAACATATCCTTCACTTCGTCAGGCAAATTAAGCAAACGAAGGAAGTTAGCCACGGCTGAACGGGCCTTACCCAAACGCTTAGCCACTTGTTCTTGCGTCAACTTCAACGCATCCATCATGTCGCGGTAAGCTTGAGCCTCTTCAAGAGGCGTCAAGTCTTCACGTTGCAAGTTTTCCAAGATAGCGGCTTGCATCATTTGCTCGTCGTCTAACTTACGAACAATCGCCGGCACATCCTTCTTGCCAGCCAATTGTGACGCACGCCAACGACGCTCACCGGCCAACAACTCGTATTGCGTGTTGTCCTTAGGGTTGTGACGCACAATCACTGGTTGCAACACGCCGTTTTCCTTGATTGATGCTGCTAAATCTTGCAAAGCATCTTGATCAAAGACATGACGTGGTTGGAATGGGTTCGCCACAATCTTCTCGATTGCAATATCACGAACCGTATTAGTTGTTGCAATTTCTGTATCAAGACCTTGCTCAGCAAACAAAGCGCCTAGACCGCCGCCGTTGCCACCAAGGCCACCCAAACCTGACTTCTTAGTGTTCGCCATGAGCTGCCAAGACCTCCTTTGCCAAGTCCATATAAACTTCGGCTCCCTTTGACTTTGAATCATAGTCAATGATCGCCAAGCCACGTGATGGCGCTTCTGACAAGCGCACGTTACGTGGAATGACCGTGTCGTAAACATCGCTACCGAAGTACTCACGCACGTTTTGAATAACATCTGATGACAAGTTAGTACGTGGATCAACCATGGTCATCAACACACCCTCAACTTCCAAGTCGGGATTGAAGTGTTGCTTCACCAACTTCATGTTGTTCATCAACTGTCCCAAACCTTCAAGGGCATAGTATTCAGCTTGCACCGGAATCAAAATTGAGTCCGCTGCTGAGAACGTGTTAATCGTTACCAATCCAAGTGAAGGTGGATTGTCGATTAGGATGTAGTCGTACTTCTCACGAACACCTTCCAAGGCATTCTTCAAACGCAACTCACGCGCCATTGCTGGTGCCAATTCTAGTTCAGCACCGGCCAAGCGAATCGTAGCTGGCACAATGTCCATACCTTCGTGTGACGTTGGCATAATCACGTCAGCCAACGGCACATCGTGAACCAATACGTCATACACATCACGTTCGATGCTTGACTTTTGCACGCCTGAACCTGATGTGGCGTTTCCTTGTGCATCAGTGTCGATCAACAACACTTTCTTACCTAGGGATGCTAGGGATGCGCCCAAGTTAACCGTCGTGGTCGTCTTACCAACACCACCCTTTTGGTTAGCTAATGCAATAATGTGTCCCATTGTTCTCCCCTTTCTACAACGGCTTGCGCACTGGAT harbors:
- a CDS encoding DUF951 domain-containing protein, translated to MYNLHDVVEMKKPHACGANEWEINRIGADIKLTCQGCGHQVMMTRHDFDKRLKRILRSASEQD
- the ychF gene encoding redox-regulated ATPase YchF; amino-acid sequence: MALTAGIVGLPNVGKSTLFNAITKAGAEMANYPFATIEPNVGMVEVPDDRLARIQELVPADKIVPTTFEFTDIAGIVKGASKGEGLGNKFLENIRQVNAIVHVVRAFDDDDITHVNGKVDPIDDINTINLELVLADLEAVEKRYATTEKKAKQAKDKDAAAEFEVLAKLKPVLEEGKPARSIDWNEDEQKIVRGFFLLTSKPVLYVANVAEDDMADPEASKYFQQIKEYAAAENADVIGISARAEEELAGMDDEDKAELMELQGITEPGLNRLIRSAYHLLDLRTFFTAGGKETRAWTFRAGMKAPQVAGVIHSDFERGFIRAETVAFADLDEYGSMKAVKEAGRRRSEGKEYVVQDGDIIEFLFNV
- a CDS encoding ParA family protein, coding for MGHIIALANQKGGVGKTTTTVNLGASLASLGKKVLLIDTDAQGNATSGSGVQKSSIERDVYDVLVHDVPLADVIMPTSHEGMDIVPATIRLAGAELELAPAMARELRLKNALEGVREKYDYILIDNPPSLGLVTINTFSAADSILIPVQAEYYALEGLGQLMNNMKLVKQHFNPDLEVEGVLMTMVDPRTNLSSDVIQNVREYFGSDVYDTVIPRNVRLSEAPSRGLAIIDYDSKSKGAEVYMDLAKEVLAAHGEH
- a CDS encoding ParB/RepB/Spo0J family partition protein, yielding MANTKKSGLGGLGGNGGGLGALFAEQGLDTEIATTNTVRDIAIEKIVANPFQPRHVFDQDALQDLAASIKENGVLQPVIVRHNPKDNTQYELLAGERRWRASQLAGKKDVPAIVRKLDDEQMMQAAILENLQREDLTPLEEAQAYRDMMDALKLTQEQVAKRLGKARSAVANFLRLLNLPDEVKDMLQAGQLSMGQARTLLGLRNKRRIVPVAKRAIAESMTVRQLEQLVNKLNEQADTTGKGNDEPSAYLKATTAALEDKFGTKVNVTRNRKGAGKIEIAYLSDDDLNRIFDVLGISFDEE